Proteins encoded by one window of Nicotiana tabacum cultivar K326 chromosome 10, ASM71507v2, whole genome shotgun sequence:
- the LOC107798415 gene encoding uncharacterized protein LOC107798415, with translation MASRRNIPYSRLAVDEDEDYYGSAGRRPDPRFDYSPKSLDRIPWKSIALALFLLFLGCLLLLLSYFILSGHMGGERSQAYGLLGLGILTFLPGFYETRIAYYSWRGAQGYRFTSIPDY, from the exons ATGGCTTCCAGGCGGAACATTCCTTATAGTCGTCTCGCTGTGGATGAAGATGAAGACTATTATGGTAGTGCTGGCAGACGACCTGACCCTAGATTTGATTATTCACCAAAATCGTTAGATAGAATCCCCTGGAAGTCCATTGCCCTTGCTCTTTTTCTGCTCTTTCTGGGATGTCTGCTTCTCTTGCTATCATACTTCATCTTATCTGGTCATATGGGAGGAGAGCGCTCACAGGCATATGGTCTTCTTGGACTTGGAATTCTCACTTTTCTCCCTG GTTTTTATGAGACACGGATTGCATATTATTCTTGGAGAGGTGCTCAAGGTTATCGATTTACTTCAATCCCTGACTATTGA